One stretch of Tenacibaculum sp. MAR_2010_89 DNA includes these proteins:
- a CDS encoding glycosyl hydrolase family 18 protein, with translation MTTFLFSQVNTGGTATTSNHQKQVIGYITNWDAWKTTTAGIPGQGALTHLNIDYSKYTILNYSFFGVANDGSLHSGDHRNKQIYQSGATQAPNDIFMKDIYSSWDMHILFGEIDPLQHINADAKRRAEAQGFQVELEGTTWTHPTWGLSGPLPLPLHKESGAPGLLELAHQKGVKVMASIGGWSMCKHFPEMAADPVKRARFIEDCKKLIATGFDGIDLDWEYPGPYSGMNFTGTQADFANFENLVEEIRVAIGPDKLITSAMSADPRKLDGFNWNKLSNSMDYFNMMTYDMNGGWSNKAGHNAPVYPYANAEVSFFNWQATLQKLVDNGVPKNKICFGAPFYGRGVVTEGAADLNAKTVKKAVTIQPDGPIQTASDYTNWKLEVYDGTPNYFFIKQKALSPNSGWTRKWDDEAKVPYLVKGNFFLSYDDEESIGIKAQFINDNELAGTIVWTVYGDLEISGSATSFGTKLKRWSNVKSPLVNKMNEVFANGGTGGNTSPSVSITSPSNNATYAEGDTVTIKANASDSDGTISKVEFFNGSTKLGEDTTLPYEFTLENIVAGNYTLTAKATDNDNAVSTSSIVTIVANGAGENLPPIVSITSPTDDAIFNEGETIEVKVDATDSDGTISKVEFFNGSTKLGEDVTSPYSYNIVNSLVGTYTLTAKATDDKNLSATSSVITVKVNGGTVDNCSGIADWSATITYNGGENVKYKNVNYQAKWWTKNQTPDTHTGDGQPWKKIKDCTGTGGGDNVSPTVNITSPSTNATFKEGATVEITASASDSDGTVNKVVFFNGTTKLGEDTTSPYSYTITNALEGTYTLTAKATDDKNASTTSIVVQVKIEKDNTGGTGCDGVTQYAAGTSYNQNQEVQNGGDKFKCNVAGWCSSAAAWAYAPGTGAHWQDAWAKVGSCSSGSSPEVSITSPVSGAVYTVGGSITINASATDDGSISKVEFFNGTTKLGEDTSSPYSYTVANAQAGKYILTAKATDNENNSTTSSSVVISDGTQTPISGKILVGYWHNFDNGSTIPKLRDVSSNWDVVCVAFAEPKTGSKSDMKFSPFSIYGGNINEFKNDVAILQGRGQKVLISIGGANAHVELNNETDKNEFVASMTSIINTYGFDGLDIDLEGNSLSLNSGDTDFRNPTTPKIVNLIQGTKEVINNVGASKFTLSMAPETAYVQGAYGNYSGIFGAYLPVIHALRDQMDYIHVQHYNTGSMFGRDGKIYQPATADFHVAMAEMLITGFKVAQTGLNFPGLRSNQVAIGLPAEPRAAGSGYTSEAIVQQALDYLIKGTSYPNRTYTTSTTYPEFRGLMTWSINWDLANNSTFSTSHKAYFDSLGQQLRKSLTTKQVLSEEEVKVFSNPVINNLIIVDLNMREANINSEIEVFDINGAVVFREKTNLNTSKKVFNVSSLKSGLYFYSYKRNNKKHIGKFIKTN, from the coding sequence ATGACTACATTCTTGTTTTCACAAGTAAACACAGGTGGAACAGCAACAACGTCAAATCATCAAAAACAAGTTATAGGTTATATAACAAATTGGGATGCATGGAAAACAACAACAGCCGGAATTCCTGGACAAGGTGCTTTAACGCATCTAAATATTGATTACTCTAAATATACGATCTTAAATTATTCATTTTTTGGAGTTGCTAATGATGGTTCACTACATAGTGGTGATCATAGAAATAAGCAGATATATCAAAGTGGAGCTACACAAGCGCCTAATGATATTTTTATGAAAGATATTTATAGTAGTTGGGATATGCATATATTATTTGGAGAAATAGATCCTTTACAGCATATAAACGCAGATGCAAAAAGAAGAGCAGAAGCTCAAGGGTTCCAAGTTGAATTGGAAGGAACTACTTGGACGCATCCTACTTGGGGGTTAAGTGGGCCATTACCTTTACCGTTACACAAGGAAAGTGGTGCTCCTGGTTTACTTGAACTAGCGCATCAAAAAGGAGTAAAAGTTATGGCTTCTATTGGAGGATGGAGTATGTGTAAGCATTTTCCAGAAATGGCTGCTGATCCAGTAAAGAGAGCAAGATTTATTGAAGATTGTAAAAAACTTATTGCTACTGGTTTTGATGGTATTGATTTAGATTGGGAATATCCTGGGCCATACTCAGGTATGAACTTTACAGGTACACAAGCCGATTTTGCTAATTTTGAGAACTTAGTAGAAGAAATTAGAGTAGCTATAGGCCCTGATAAATTAATTACATCTGCCATGTCAGCTGACCCAAGGAAATTAGATGGTTTTAATTGGAATAAATTATCTAATTCAATGGATTACTTTAATATGATGACCTATGATATGAATGGTGGTTGGTCAAACAAAGCTGGGCATAATGCACCAGTATATCCATATGCAAATGCAGAAGTTTCTTTTTTTAATTGGCAAGCAACTCTACAAAAATTAGTAGATAATGGTGTCCCAAAAAATAAAATTTGTTTTGGTGCTCCATTTTATGGTAGGGGAGTAGTAACTGAAGGAGCTGCTGATTTAAATGCTAAAACAGTTAAAAAGGCAGTAACAATTCAACCAGATGGCCCTATACAAACAGCTTCTGATTATACTAATTGGAAGTTAGAAGTGTATGATGGTACTCCTAATTATTTTTTTATAAAGCAAAAAGCATTGTCTCCTAATAGTGGATGGACAAGAAAGTGGGATGATGAAGCTAAAGTACCTTATTTGGTTAAAGGAAATTTCTTTTTAAGTTATGATGATGAAGAATCTATAGGCATAAAGGCTCAATTTATAAACGATAATGAACTTGCAGGTACTATTGTTTGGACAGTTTATGGTGATCTTGAAATAAGTGGTTCAGCGACATCTTTTGGAACCAAATTGAAACGCTGGTCAAATGTAAAGTCGCCTCTTGTAAATAAAATGAATGAAGTTTTTGCTAATGGTGGAACAGGAGGAAATACTTCACCCTCAGTAAGTATAACTTCACCAAGTAATAATGCAACTTATGCAGAAGGAGATACTGTTACAATAAAAGCAAATGCTTCTGATAGTGACGGAACAATTAGTAAAGTCGAATTTTTTAATGGATCTACAAAATTAGGAGAAGATACTACTTTACCTTACGAATTTACATTAGAAAACATTGTAGCTGGGAATTATACATTAACTGCTAAGGCTACTGATAATGATAATGCTGTATCAACTTCATCAATTGTCACAATTGTTGCTAATGGAGCCGGTGAGAATTTACCACCAATAGTTAGTATAACTTCTCCTACTGATGATGCTATATTTAATGAAGGTGAAACAATTGAGGTAAAAGTTGATGCCACTGATAGTGACGGAACAATTAGTAAAGTCGAATTTTTTAATGGGTCAACAAAATTAGGAGAGGATGTAACAAGTCCTTATAGCTATAATATAGTAAATTCCTTAGTAGGAACATATACACTAACTGCAAAAGCAACTGATGATAAAAATTTAAGTGCTACTTCATCTGTAATAACAGTAAAAGTAAATGGAGGTACGGTAGATAATTGTAGTGGAATAGCTGATTGGTCAGCTACAATTACATATAATGGGGGAGAAAATGTTAAATATAAGAATGTTAACTATCAAGCGAAATGGTGGACAAAAAATCAAACTCCAGATACACATACAGGTGATGGTCAACCATGGAAGAAGATAAAGGATTGTACTGGAACTGGTGGAGGTGATAATGTATCTCCAACTGTAAATATAACTTCACCATCAACTAATGCAACTTTTAAAGAAGGGGCGACTGTTGAAATTACTGCAAGTGCTTCTGATAGTGACGGAACGGTTAATAAAGTCGTGTTTTTTAATGGAACTACAAAATTAGGAGAGGATACAACAAGTCCTTACAGTTATACCATAACTAACGCCTTAGAAGGAACGTATACATTAACAGCTAAAGCAACTGATGATAAAAATGCTTCAACTACATCTATAGTAGTACAGGTTAAGATTGAAAAAGATAATACTGGAGGAACTGGTTGTGATGGAGTAACACAATATGCAGCTGGAACTTCATATAATCAAAATCAAGAGGTGCAAAATGGAGGAGATAAATTTAAGTGTAATGTAGCAGGATGGTGTTCATCAGCAGCAGCTTGGGCTTATGCGCCAGGAACAGGAGCTCATTGGCAAGATGCATGGGCTAAAGTAGGAAGTTGTAGTTCAGGAAGTAGCCCAGAGGTAAGTATTACATCTCCTGTAAGTGGAGCTGTATATACGGTAGGTGGTTCAATTACAATTAATGCTTCTGCAACTGATGATGGAAGTATTTCAAAAGTTGAATTTTTTAATGGAACAACAAAATTAGGGGAAGATACTAGTAGCCCATATTCATATACGGTAGCAAATGCACAGGCAGGTAAATATATATTAACAGCAAAAGCTACTGATAATGAAAATAATTCTACAACATCTTCTTCTGTTGTAATATCAGATGGAACACAAACTCCAATATCAGGAAAAATATTAGTTGGTTATTGGCATAACTTTGATAATGGCTCAACAATTCCAAAATTAAGAGATGTGTCATCTAATTGGGATGTTGTTTGTGTAGCGTTTGCAGAGCCAAAAACAGGTAGTAAATCTGATATGAAATTTTCCCCATTTAGTATTTATGGAGGAAATATAAATGAATTTAAAAATGACGTGGCTATTTTACAAGGTAGAGGTCAAAAAGTATTAATTTCTATAGGAGGAGCTAATGCTCATGTAGAGCTAAATAATGAAACAGATAAAAATGAATTTGTTGCATCAATGACAAGTATTATTAATACATATGGCTTTGATGGTTTAGATATTGATCTAGAAGGAAATTCTCTGTCTTTAAATTCAGGTGATACGGATTTTAGAAACCCTACAACACCAAAAATAGTAAACCTTATTCAAGGTACTAAAGAGGTAATAAATAATGTAGGAGCAAGTAAATTTACATTAAGTATGGCTCCAGAAACGGCATATGTACAAGGTGCATATGGAAATTATTCAGGAATCTTTGGAGCATACTTACCTGTAATACACGCTTTACGTGATCAAATGGATTATATACATGTACAACATTATAATACAGGTTCAATGTTTGGTAGAGATGGTAAAATATATCAACCAGCTACAGCAGATTTTCATGTAGCAATGGCAGAAATGTTAATTACTGGGTTTAAGGTAGCACAAACAGGGTTAAATTTTCCAGGATTAAGATCAAATCAAGTAGCAATAGGTTTACCAGCTGAACCAAGAGCAGCAGGAAGTGGATATACATCAGAAGCTATAGTTCAACAAGCATTAGATTATTTAATTAAAGGTACATCGTATCCAAATAGAACTTATACTACTAGTACTACTTATCCTGAATTTAGAGGGTTAATGACTTGGTCTATAAATTGGGATTTAGCTAATAATTCTACTTTTTCTACAAGCCATAAGGCATATTTTGATTCTTTAGGTCAACAACTTAGAAAATCACTAACAACTAAGCAAGTTTTAAGTGAAGAAGAAGTAAAAGTATTCTCTAACCCAGTAATTAATAATTTAATAATTGTTGATTTAAATATGAGAGAGGCTAATATAAATTCTGAAATTGAGGTGTTTGATATTAATGGTGCTGTAGTTTTTAGAGAGAAAACAAATTTAAATACAAGTAAAAAAGTATTTAATGTTAGCTCTTTAAAAAGTGGTTTATATTTTTATTCTTATAAGAGAAATAATAAAAAACATATTGGTAAATTTATTAAAACAAATTAA
- a CDS encoding MATE family efflux transporter — MNKITNKFGTEKISKLLLKQAIPASIGILVMSLNMIVDTIFVGRWISVMAIAAITVVLPIAFLISSIGMGIGIGGSSIISRALGKKNTYKAYKVFGNQVSLTVVLSLSFVFIGTLYCSSILELFGANGNIIVPATEYFHVIIWGIPFLAFAMMGNPVTRAIGKPNYAMFTLILPAIANILLDIIFIKFMNLGMYGAGLATSISYAVSGLFILWFFLSKNTELKIIPKYFIIDFSILKEIVSLGGITIIRQGTISVLVIILNFTLFKYGGEISIAIYGIINRVMMFSLFPVLGVTQGFLPIAGYNYGANDSQRVKESIKTSIIFGTGIATFIFILIMLFPSQLVGIFTDDKELLNQTPNALIIAFLATPVITTQLIGSAYFQAAGKALPALLLTLLKQGFFLIPLVYVLPKFYGINGVWISFPIADILSTLITYFFLQREIRLNLKINN, encoded by the coding sequence ATGAATAAAATTACTAACAAATTTGGCACTGAAAAAATAAGTAAACTTCTTTTAAAACAGGCTATTCCTGCTTCGATAGGGATTTTAGTAATGTCTTTAAATATGATAGTTGATACAATTTTTGTTGGCCGTTGGATTAGTGTTATGGCTATTGCTGCAATTACTGTTGTTTTACCTATTGCATTTCTTATTTCTTCTATTGGAATGGGTATTGGTATTGGCGGTAGCTCTATTATATCGAGAGCTTTAGGAAAAAAAAACACATACAAAGCTTATAAAGTTTTTGGTAATCAGGTAAGCTTAACTGTTGTACTATCCCTTTCTTTTGTTTTTATTGGTACCCTTTATTGTTCTTCAATTTTAGAATTATTTGGTGCAAATGGTAACATTATAGTTCCTGCTACAGAATATTTCCATGTCATTATTTGGGGAATTCCTTTTTTAGCTTTTGCTATGATGGGAAATCCAGTAACAAGAGCTATAGGTAAACCTAATTATGCTATGTTTACTTTAATTTTACCTGCAATAGCAAATATTTTACTAGATATCATTTTTATTAAATTTATGAATTTAGGCATGTACGGTGCTGGTTTAGCTACTTCAATTTCTTATGCTGTAAGCGGACTATTTATTTTATGGTTTTTTCTTTCAAAAAATACCGAATTAAAGATCATTCCAAAGTATTTTATTATTGACTTTTCCATTTTAAAAGAAATTGTTTCTTTAGGTGGTATTACAATAATTAGACAAGGTACTATTAGTGTTCTTGTTATCATTTTAAATTTTACATTATTTAAATATGGGGGTGAAATATCTATAGCTATTTATGGTATAATTAATAGAGTTATGATGTTTTCACTTTTCCCTGTACTTGGGGTTACTCAAGGTTTTTTACCTATTGCAGGTTATAATTATGGCGCTAATGATTCACAAAGAGTTAAAGAGTCTATTAAAACATCTATTATATTTGGTACAGGTATTGCTACATTTATTTTTATTTTAATAATGCTATTTCCTTCTCAGCTAGTGGGTATTTTTACAGATGATAAAGAATTATTAAACCAAACTCCAAATGCTTTAATTATTGCCTTTTTAGCAACTCCTGTAATTACTACGCAACTTATAGGGTCTGCTTATTTCCAAGCGGCAGGCAAGGCATTACCTGCATTATTATTAACTTTATTAAAACAAGGGTTTTTCTTAATTCCATTAGTATATGTTTTGCCTAAATTTTATGGTATTAATGGCGTATGGATTT
- a CDS encoding DEAD/DEAH box helicase yields MTTFRELGIRKEYVKGLKELGITIPTKVQEEAIPYLLENNSDFIGLAQTGTGKTAAYGLPILHKIDASKNTIQALILSPTRELVQQIKKQLFKFTKYVDDKIFLEAVYGGEKIDRQIKNLQRTTHIVIATPGRLIDLIERGEVDLNDIKTLVLDEADEMLSMGFKEELNRILKYTSGTRKTWLFSATMPDEIRSIIKKYMNASAKQVEVNKNSLVNANITHQFVETTIPEKVNLIVKFIERRNSERGIIFSRTKAGAQKLTKELKEEGFSVEALEGDMQQKERDKVMRAFKKENLQILVSTDVAARGIDVQNLGFVIHHQLPEKLEYYTHRSGRTARAGKKGVSLTLILKNERSRIKEVERLLQIRISEITI; encoded by the coding sequence ATGACAACATTTAGAGAGTTAGGGATAAGAAAAGAGTATGTAAAGGGGTTAAAAGAGTTAGGAATAACTATTCCAACAAAAGTACAAGAAGAAGCGATACCTTATTTATTAGAAAATAATTCAGATTTTATAGGATTGGCTCAAACTGGTACTGGTAAAACAGCTGCTTATGGCTTACCTATTTTACATAAAATTGATGCATCAAAAAATACTATTCAGGCTTTGATTTTATCACCAACTAGAGAGTTGGTTCAGCAAATAAAAAAACAATTATTTAAGTTTACGAAATATGTTGATGATAAAATTTTTTTAGAAGCTGTTTATGGAGGTGAAAAAATTGATCGCCAAATAAAAAATTTACAAAGAACAACTCATATTGTTATTGCTACTCCTGGACGTTTAATTGATTTGATAGAAAGAGGAGAGGTAGATTTAAACGATATAAAAACACTTGTACTTGATGAAGCTGATGAAATGCTAAGTATGGGGTTTAAAGAAGAGTTGAATCGTATTTTAAAATATACTTCTGGAACAAGAAAAACATGGTTGTTTTCAGCAACTATGCCAGATGAAATAAGAAGTATTATAAAAAAATATATGAATGCCTCAGCAAAACAAGTAGAGGTGAATAAAAACTCATTAGTAAATGCTAATATCACTCATCAGTTTGTTGAAACCACAATTCCTGAAAAAGTAAATTTAATTGTTAAGTTCATAGAAAGAAGAAACTCAGAAAGAGGAATCATTTTTTCAAGAACAAAAGCAGGTGCTCAAAAACTAACAAAAGAATTGAAAGAAGAAGGTTTTTCTGTAGAAGCTTTAGAAGGAGATATGCAACAAAAGGAGCGTGATAAAGTTATGCGTGCATTTAAAAAAGAAAATTTACAAATATTAGTTTCAACTGATGTAGCAGCTAGAGGTATAGATGTACAAAATTTAGGGTTTGTTATTCATCATCAATTACCAGAAAAACTAGAGTATTATACGCATAGAAGTGGAAGAACAGCAAGAGCTGGTAAGAAAGGAGTTTCTTTAACTTTGATTCTTAAAAATGAAAGAAGTCGTATTAAAGAGGTTGAAAGATTGTTACAGATAAGAATTTCTGAAATTACAATTTAA
- a CDS encoding trimeric intracellular cation channel family protein: MNIIYAIDIIGTFAFAISGALVALKKDFDVFGVIIIAFVTAVGGGMVRDVLINAHPINWIGDINYIWTILTAVAITFLFRSRIAPLRKTMFLFDTIGISVFTLLGLQKGLSYNLHPFIALVMGMVSAVFGGVIRDVLTRKVPLIFKKEIYASACLAGGVVYLILGYFNINEDIHFIISATVIIIIRTVVVKYELELPKIKNDLFGK; the protein is encoded by the coding sequence ATGAATATAATTTATGCAATAGATATCATTGGTACGTTTGCTTTTGCTATAAGTGGAGCTCTGGTTGCATTAAAGAAAGATTTTGATGTTTTTGGAGTTATTATTATTGCTTTTGTAACTGCAGTTGGAGGAGGTATGGTACGTGATGTACTAATAAATGCGCACCCTATAAACTGGATTGGAGATATAAATTATATATGGACAATTTTAACAGCTGTTGCTATAACTTTTTTATTTAGAAGTAGAATAGCACCCTTGCGAAAAACTATGTTTTTGTTTGATACAATTGGTATAAGCGTTTTTACTTTATTGGGCTTACAAAAAGGATTATCATATAATTTACACCCATTTATAGCTTTAGTAATGGGAATGGTTTCAGCAGTTTTTGGAGGTGTAATTAGAGATGTTTTAACAAGAAAGGTACCTTTAATTTTTAAAAAGGAAATATATGCATCTGCTTGCTTAGCTGGTGGTGTAGTGTATTTAATACTTGGTTACTTTAATATAAATGAAGATATTCACTTTATTATATCAGCAACAGTGATTATTATAATTAGAACAGTTGTGGTTAAATATGAGTTGGAGCTTCCAAAAATAAAAAATGATTTATTTGGTAAATAG
- a CDS encoding thioesterase family protein: MKFYENKRVVSSNEIDEYNHVNNVVYVQWMQEISNEHWSILIKDIPKPDYVWFVVRHEIDYKNQAVLGDKIIVKTWVGKTEGIKSIRHFEMYRGETLLVKSQTTFCLLDAIKLKPKRVTKEITNLLLGKK, encoded by the coding sequence ATGAAATTTTACGAGAATAAACGTGTTGTGTCTTCTAACGAAATAGATGAATATAATCATGTAAATAATGTAGTATATGTTCAGTGGATGCAAGAAATATCTAATGAACATTGGTCAATATTAATAAAAGATATTCCTAAACCAGATTATGTTTGGTTTGTAGTAAGACATGAAATAGATTATAAAAACCAAGCAGTTTTAGGCGACAAAATTATAGTAAAAACGTGGGTTGGTAAAACAGAGGGAATAAAGTCAATTCGTCATTTTGAAATGTATAGAGGTGAAACTTTATTAGTGAAATCGCAAACAACATTTTGCCTACTTGATGCAATTAAATTAAAACCTAAAAGGGTAACTAAAGAAATAACAAACTTACTTTTAGGCAAAAAATAA